DNA sequence from the Brevundimonas sp. NIBR10 genome:
TCATGTCCATGACGCCGTAGTTGCCCGCAGGCTCGCCCGCCGCCCGCTCGGCCGCCAGGGCCGGATGGTCGAAAAAGCCCAGTCGGCCGAGGCGATAGTTCAAGGTCACGACGACCACGCCGCGCTTCGCAAGGTTCGATCCGTCGTAGAGCGCCGCCGTGCCCGAGCCGTTGATGTAACCGCCGCCGTGGATCCAGACCATGACGGGCAGGGGGCCGCTGCGACCCTGAGGTGCCCAGACATTCAGGGTCAGGCAGTCTTCGCTCATCGGCAGGGGGCCGACGCCGTTGTCGCCGTTGGCGGGCGGCTGGATGCAGATGGCGCCGACCGAGCCTGCGTCGCGAGGTCCGGACCATGGCTCGGGCACCTGGGGCGGACGCCAGCGCAAGGGGCCGACGGGCGGCGCAGCATACCGAATGCCCCTGAAGCTCTCGACACCCCCGACTTCACGCCCGACCAGAACGCCCTGTCGGGTCTGGGCCGTCGGGTCGGAGGAGGCAGGCGGGGTCGTCATCAGGAGCACGGCACCGAGAAGGGAAGAGATGAGCATGATCTGTCTCTAGACGCGATGGCCCACTTCGCCCAAATCCCGCCTGTGTACGATCGACGACAATCCGATGAACCATTCACGGGCTTGAGCGTTAGTCGGCGCGTTCGGCGGGGATTGCATTGAAAGAACTGGTCAAATCGAGCGATCTCGCGATCGATCTGGCGACGGCGTTCGATGCGTCGCCGAATCCCTATGTGCTGCTCTACCCGGACCTTTGCGTCGCGGGGATGAACCAGGCCTATCTGGACATCACCCACAGCCGGCGTGAGGACATCCTCGGCCAGCCGATCTTCGGGTCCTTCGATTCGGGGCCGAGCGACGAGGCTCCGGAGAATGTGCGCCAGGTCCGCACCTCGATGGAAAAGGCGATCGCCACCCGACGACCCGACCATCTGGCTGTGGTGAAGTTCTCCATCGCGCGCGACCTGCCCGAGGGCGGCCGCGTCTTCGAGGACCGGTTCTGGAGTGCAACCCATACGCCGGTCCTGAACAGGGACGGCGAGGTCGTCATGCTGTTGCAGCATACGACCGACATCACCGAGTTGGAACGGCTGCGACAGATGTCGGCCGCCGGCACGGATGGAGCCGTCAGCGCCCTGGACGCGATGGTTGGCGGAGGCCTTCTGGCGCGGGCCCGGCATGTTCAGGAGGACAACCGTCGCCTCTCGATCGAGCGCAACCGACTGACCGAGATGTTCATGCAGGCGCCGGGGTTCATCGCCGTGCTGTCAGGACCTGATCACCGGTTCGAGCTGTTCAATGAGGCCTATCGCCGCCTGACGGACCATCGCGAGCTGGCGGGCAAGACTGTGGCCGAGGCCCTGCCTGAGGTAGTCGAGCAGGGCTATATCGACATGCTGGACACGGTGTTCGAGACCGGTGAGCCGGTGGAGGGGCGCGGTAGCCTGTTGCGGCTTCAGGCCGTGCGGGACGGTCCCTTCGAGGACGCCTATGTCGATTTCATCTACCAGCCGATCCGGGAGGACGGCGGCAAGGTGGTGGGCATCTTCGTGCAGGGCCACGATGTCACTGACAACGTCTTGGCCGCCCAGCGCCAGAAACTGATGATCGACGAGCTGAACCACAGGGTGAAGAATACCCTTGCCACCGTCCAGTCCATCGCCATGCAGACGGCGCGCTCCCATACCGATCCGCGCGCCTTTGCCGAGTCTTTCCAGGCCCGGCTTCTGTCGCTGTCGCACACCCACGACCTGTTGACCCGCAGTCACTGGGAAGGTGCCGACCTGGGCGACATCCTGCGGCACGAGACCGAGGCACACGAGACGCACCGGATATCGGCCAATGGGCCGCCTGTGCCGCTGGGCCCGGCATTCGCCCTGTCGCTGGGGATGATCTTTCACGAGCTGGCGACCAATGCGGCCAAGTACGGTGCCTTGTCGGCACCGGGTGGGCGCGTGCTGGTCGACTGGTCGATCGCCGACCAGACCGACCGGCGTCTGGTCGTCGAATGGCGCGA
Encoded proteins:
- a CDS encoding PAS domain-containing sensor histidine kinase codes for the protein MKELVKSSDLAIDLATAFDASPNPYVLLYPDLCVAGMNQAYLDITHSRREDILGQPIFGSFDSGPSDEAPENVRQVRTSMEKAIATRRPDHLAVVKFSIARDLPEGGRVFEDRFWSATHTPVLNRDGEVVMLLQHTTDITELERLRQMSAAGTDGAVSALDAMVGGGLLARARHVQEDNRRLSIERNRLTEMFMQAPGFIAVLSGPDHRFELFNEAYRRLTDHRELAGKTVAEALPEVVEQGYIDMLDTVFETGEPVEGRGSLLRLQAVRDGPFEDAYVDFIYQPIREDGGKVVGIFVQGHDVTDNVLAAQRQKLMIDELNHRVKNTLATVQSIAMQTARSHTDPRAFAESFQARLLSLSHTHDLLTRSHWEGADLGDILRHETEAHETHRISANGPPVPLGPAFALSLGMIFHELATNAAKYGALSAPGGRVLVDWSIADQTDRRLVVEWRETGGPTVATPERRGFGTRMIERNVRHDLAGEVELRYLESGLNARITVPLDRAVP